In Geminocystis sp. NIES-3709, a single genomic region encodes these proteins:
- a CDS encoding alpha/beta hydrolase, whose amino-acid sequence MFIKKRSKLAFFLLGITSIFFSSLPVKSAEKLFLSYGPLKFSVEVKSLEIFAKDGTVNDDLGQYLGLIPPDKRDEFREGLTKKVPLNPVLVSRFFKSDMGEDILIRLGKGITLEGGENGGIALRGAIVQSAFDPDGLTLLNILKKYPTNLQIQGELVKGAVEEGDKIISATENLVKEMRTWTAEEASNNAPVDYAKLSDIRKTGKYQVKKEVWQLTDASRNRKFYVDVYIPQGVSGDKTSVIVFSHGLSSRPEDFDTPLNHLASYGYVIAAPQHIGSDTIYLKEMFEGYHKNIFDQDEFINRPKDISFVIDELERRNPTEFQGKLDLKNVGMAGHSFGGYTALAIAGATIDFDYLQKTCERLYGGLDVGILLQCRALELPRENYSFRDPRVTAIIAANPVNRYIFGQTGISKIQIPVLLASGSNDPAAPPVFEQGMPFTWLNTPDKYWMLVEGQAHVNFNKLDGGIKQALDSTVNLALPSQDLISSYVKGVSVAFFEVHLKNNPNFRNYLQSSYGQYLSENQEYKLDFITNASSDKVKTAIGQLEK is encoded by the coding sequence ATGTTCATCAAAAAACGATCAAAACTAGCTTTCTTTTTATTAGGAATAACAAGCATTTTTTTTAGTTCACTTCCTGTTAAATCGGCGGAAAAACTTTTTTTAAGTTATGGACCTCTAAAATTTTCTGTAGAGGTAAAATCTTTAGAAATCTTCGCTAAAGATGGCACAGTTAATGATGATTTAGGGCAATATTTAGGCTTAATTCCTCCTGATAAAAGAGATGAATTTCGAGAGGGTTTAACAAAAAAAGTTCCTCTTAATCCTGTGTTAGTTTCTCGCTTTTTTAAGAGTGATATGGGAGAAGATATTTTGATACGTTTAGGCAAAGGAATTACCCTTGAAGGGGGAGAAAATGGGGGTATTGCCTTACGAGGTGCGATCGTACAATCAGCTTTCGATCCCGATGGTTTAACATTACTAAATATTCTCAAAAAATATCCCACAAATCTTCAAATACAAGGAGAATTAGTTAAGGGGGCAGTGGAAGAAGGAGACAAAATCATCTCCGCTACGGAAAATTTAGTCAAAGAAATGCGTACTTGGACAGCAGAAGAAGCCTCAAATAATGCTCCTGTGGATTATGCTAAATTATCAGATATTCGCAAAACAGGAAAATATCAAGTCAAAAAAGAAGTTTGGCAGTTAACTGATGCTAGTCGAAACCGCAAATTTTATGTCGATGTTTATATTCCTCAAGGGGTATCGGGAGATAAAACTTCGGTGATTGTCTTTTCTCATGGCTTATCCTCTCGCCCTGAAGATTTTGATACACCTCTTAATCATCTTGCTTCCTATGGTTATGTCATTGCGGCACCTCAACATATTGGTAGTGACACTATTTACTTAAAAGAGATGTTTGAAGGCTATCATAAAAATATATTCGATCAAGATGAATTTATCAATCGTCCTAAAGATATTAGTTTTGTCATTGATGAATTAGAAAGACGCAACCCTACCGAGTTTCAAGGCAAACTAGATCTTAAAAACGTCGGAATGGCAGGACATTCTTTTGGTGGTTATACAGCTTTAGCGATCGCAGGTGCTACTATTGACTTTGATTATTTACAAAAAACCTGTGAACGTCTTTACGGCGGTTTAGATGTAGGTATTTTATTACAATGTAGAGCTTTAGAATTACCTAGAGAAAATTATAGTTTTCGAGATCCTCGTGTTACTGCAATAATTGCGGCAAATCCAGTTAATCGCTATATTTTTGGACAAACAGGTATCAGTAAAATTCAGATTCCCGTACTCTTGGCTTCAGGAAGTAATGATCCTGCCGCACCACCGGTGTTTGAACAAGGAATGCCTTTTACTTGGTTAAATACACCTGATAAATACTGGATGTTAGTAGAAGGACAAGCCCATGTCAATTTTAACAAACTGGATGGAGGAATTAAACAAGCCCTTGATTCTACTGTTAATTTAGCGTTACCCAGTCAGGATTTGATTAGTAGTTATGTCAAAGGAGTATCTGTAGCTTTTTTTGAAGTTCATCTCAAAAATAATCCCAATTTTCGTAACTATTTACAATCTTCCTATGGACAATATCTTAGTGAAAATCAAGAATATAAACTAGATTTTATTACCAATGCTTCTTCGGATAAGGTAAAAACAGCGATCGGACAATTAGAAAAATAA